In the Oreochromis aureus strain Israel breed Guangdong linkage group 14, ZZ_aureus, whole genome shotgun sequence genome, one interval contains:
- the LOC116331772 gene encoding splicing regulatory glutamine/lysine-rich protein 1-like: MSFDLSEAAGKDEEMIKKEEAQKDELSWPWGKNKDKGKEGSKDKSGSKDKDKSGSKDKDKSESKDKHKSESKDKDKHKDKDKSHSKEHGEKKKEKKKKEKKHGGKSGSSSSSDED, encoded by the exons ATGAGTTTCGATCTGTCAGAAG CTGCGGGTAAGGACGAGGAGATGATAAAGAAGGAGGAAGCACAGAAAGACGAACTCAGTTGGCCCTGGGGCAAGAACAAAGATAAGGGCAAG GAAGGCAGCAAAGACAAGTCTGGAAGTAAGGACAAGGACAAGTCTGGAAGTAAGGACAAGGACAAGTCTGAAAGTAAGGACAAGCACAAGTCTGAAAGTAAGGACAAGGACAAGCACAAGGATAAGGACAAGTCTCACAGCAAGGAACATGgtgagaagaagaaggagaaaaagaaaaaggagaagaagcaTGGAGGCAAATCGGGCTCATCTTCCAGCAGTGATGAG GACTGA